Proteins from a genomic interval of Polaribacter sejongensis:
- the fusA gene encoding elongation factor G yields MARDLRLTRNIGIAAHIDAGKTTTTERILFYTGVSHKIGEVHDGAATMDWMEQEQERGITITSAATTCEWDFPKENAQPTPETQAYHFNIIDTPGHVDFTVEVNRSLRVLDGLVFLFSAVDGVEPQSETNWRLADNYKVPRIGFVNKMDRQGSDFLKVCQQVKDMLKSNAVPIVLNIGDEDEFKGIVDLVKNRAIVWHDDNFGATFDVVAIPEDMKDEVRKYRALLIEEVASYDENLLEKFMEDEDSITEDEVHNALRAAVMDMAIIPMVCGSSFKNKGVQFLLDAVCRYLPSPMDKEGIVGVNPDTEEKELRKPSVKEPFAALAFKIATDPFVGRLAFFRAYSGRLDAGSYVLNNRSGKKERISRIYQMHANKQNAIDYIEAGDIGAAVGFKSIKTGDTLTAEKFPLVLESMDFPDPVIGIAIEPKTKADVDKLGVGLAKLAEEDPTFTVRSDEASGQTIISGMGELHLDVLVDRLKREFKVEVNQGQPQVEYKEAITAEAEHREIYKKQSGGRGKFADIVFTIGPADEGVQGLQFESVIKGGNVPREFVPSVEKGFKEAMKNGPLAGYEMDSMKVTLRDGSFHAVDSDALSFELAARMGYKASAKSAKAKIMEPLMKLEVLTPEENMGDIVGDLNRRRGQVNDMSDRNGSKVVKALVPLSEMFGYVTTLRTMSSGRATSTMEFSHYAETPSNVSEEVIAKSKG; encoded by the coding sequence ATGGCTAGAGATTTAAGATTAACAAGAAATATTGGTATTGCAGCTCACATTGATGCTGGTAAAACCACAACAACAGAACGTATCTTGTTCTATACAGGTGTTTCTCACAAGATTGGAGAAGTACATGATGGGGCAGCTACGATGGACTGGATGGAGCAAGAGCAGGAAAGAGGTATTACAATTACTTCTGCTGCAACTACTTGTGAATGGGATTTTCCAAAAGAAAATGCTCAGCCTACTCCAGAAACTCAAGCATACCATTTTAATATTATTGATACTCCTGGTCACGTAGATTTTACTGTTGAAGTAAATAGATCTTTACGTGTATTAGATGGATTAGTATTCTTATTTTCAGCAGTTGATGGTGTAGAGCCACAATCTGAAACTAACTGGAGATTAGCTGATAACTATAAAGTGCCTAGAATTGGATTCGTTAATAAGATGGACCGTCAAGGATCTGACTTCTTAAAGGTTTGTCAACAGGTAAAAGATATGTTAAAGTCTAACGCAGTGCCAATTGTTTTAAATATTGGTGATGAGGATGAGTTTAAAGGTATTGTAGATTTAGTAAAGAACAGAGCTATTGTATGGCATGATGATAACTTCGGAGCTACATTCGATGTTGTTGCTATTCCAGAAGATATGAAAGATGAAGTACGTAAGTATCGTGCTTTATTAATCGAAGAAGTAGCTAGTTATGATGAGAACTTACTAGAAAAATTCATGGAAGATGAAGATTCTATTACAGAAGATGAAGTGCACAATGCATTAAGAGCTGCTGTTATGGATATGGCAATCATTCCAATGGTTTGTGGTTCTTCATTTAAAAATAAAGGTGTTCAGTTTCTTTTAGATGCTGTATGTCGTTACTTACCTTCTCCAATGGATAAGGAAGGTATTGTAGGTGTAAATCCAGATACAGAAGAAAAAGAATTACGTAAGCCTAGTGTAAAGGAACCTTTTGCTGCTTTAGCATTTAAAATTGCTACAGACCCTTTTGTTGGTCGTTTAGCATTTTTTAGAGCATACTCTGGTCGTTTAGACGCAGGTTCTTATGTTTTAAATAACCGTTCAGGTAAAAAAGAACGTATTTCTCGTATCTATCAAATGCATGCGAATAAGCAAAATGCAATTGATTATATTGAAGCTGGAGATATTGGTGCTGCTGTAGGTTTTAAATCTATTAAAACAGGAGATACTTTAACTGCTGAAAAATTCCCTCTTGTATTAGAGTCTATGGATTTTCCAGACCCAGTAATTGGTATCGCAATTGAGCCTAAAACAAAAGCGGATGTAGATAAATTAGGTGTTGGACTTGCTAAGTTAGCAGAAGAAGATCCTACTTTTACAGTACGTTCAGACGAAGCTTCAGGACAGACTATTATTTCTGGAATGGGTGAGTTGCATTTAGATGTACTTGTAGACCGTTTAAAACGTGAGTTTAAAGTAGAAGTTAACCAAGGTCAACCTCAAGTTGAATATAAAGAGGCTATTACTGCAGAAGCAGAACATAGAGAGATTTATAAGAAACAATCTGGTGGACGTGGTAAATTTGCTGATATTGTATTTACTATTGGACCTGCAGATGAAGGTGTTCAAGGTTTACAATTTGAGTCTGTAATTAAAGGTGGAAACGTACCTAGAGAATTTGTTCCTTCTGTAGAGAAAGGATTCAAAGAAGCTATGAAAAACGGACCATTAGCAGGATACGAAATGGATTCAATGAAAGTTACTTTAAGAGATGGTTCTTTCCACGCTGTGGATTCTGATGCTTTATCTTTTGAGTTAGCTGCAAGAATGGGTTATAAAGCTTCAGCAAAATCTGCAAAAGCAAAAATAATGGAACCATTAATGAAATTAGAAGTGTTAACTCCAGAGGAGAACATGGGAGATATCGTTGGTGATTTAAATAGAAGAAGAGGTCAAGTAAATGACATGAGCGATCGTAATGGGTCTAAAGTTGTTAAAGCTTTAGTACCGTTATCAGAAATGTTTGGTTACGTTACTACTTTAAGAACAATGTCTTCTGGTAGAGCAACTTCTACTATGGAATTTTCACATTATGCAGAAACTCCTTCTAATGTATCTGAAGAAGTTATCGCTAAATCTAAAGGTTAA
- the rpsJ gene encoding 30S ribosomal protein S10, translating to MSQKIRIKLKSYDYNLVDKSAEKIVKTVKSTGAVVNGPIPLPTHKKIFTVLRSPHVNKKSREQFQLASYKRLLDIYSSSSKTIDALMKLELPSGVEVEIKV from the coding sequence ATGAGTCAAAAAATTAGAATTAAATTAAAGTCTTACGATTACAATTTAGTAGATAAATCTGCTGAAAAGATTGTAAAGACGGTAAAGAGTACTGGAGCTGTTGTAAACGGACCAATACCATTACCAACACATAAAAAGATTTTTACTGTATTACGTTCTCCACACGTAAACAAAAAATCTAGAGAGCAATTTCAATTAGCTTCTTACAAAAGATTATTAGACATCTATAGTTCTTCTTCGAAAACTATTGATGCTTTAATGAAACTTGAGTTACCAAGTGGTGTTGAAGTAGAAATTAAAGTTTAA
- the rplC gene encoding 50S ribosomal protein L3, giving the protein MSGLIGRKIGMTSLFDENGKNIPCTVIEAGPCVVTQVRTEEVDGYSALQLGFDDKKAKSSNKALDGHFKKAGTTAKRKVVEFQGFEESFKLGDSITVGHFEEGEFVDVSGVSKGKGFQGVVKRHGFGGVGQATHGQHNRLRAPGSIGAASYPARVFKGMRMGGRMGGDKVKVQNLRVLKVVAEKNLLVVKGAIPGHKNAFVTIQK; this is encoded by the coding sequence ATGTCTGGGTTAATAGGAAGAAAGATTGGGATGACCAGCTTATTCGATGAGAACGGGAAGAATATTCCTTGTACTGTAATCGAAGCAGGTCCTTGCGTTGTCACTCAGGTCAGAACCGAAGAGGTTGACGGCTATAGTGCGTTACAACTTGGTTTCGATGACAAAAAAGCAAAAAGTTCTAACAAAGCGTTAGATGGCCACTTTAAAAAAGCTGGTACCACTGCTAAGAGAAAAGTCGTTGAATTTCAAGGATTTGAAGAGAGTTTTAAATTAGGAGATTCTATTACTGTAGGTCACTTTGAAGAAGGCGAATTCGTTGATGTATCTGGTGTATCTAAAGGTAAAGGTTTTCAAGGTGTTGTTAAGCGTCATGGATTCGGTGGTGTAGGTCAAGCTACTCACGGACAACATAACCGTTTAAGAGCTCCAGGTTCTATTGGTGCTGCGTCATATCCTGCAAGAGTATTCAAAGGAATGCGAATGGGAGGCCGTATGGGTGGAGATAAAGTGAAAGTACAAAACTTAAGAGTATTAAAAGTAGTTGCTGAAAAGAACTTACTTGTTGTTAAAGGAGCAATTCCTGGACACAAAAATGCTTTTGTAACTATTCAGAAATAA
- the rplD gene encoding 50S ribosomal protein L4 has product MEVAVLDITGKDTGRKVELSKDVFGIEPNDHAIYLDVKQYLANQRQGTHKSKERAEITGSTRKIKKQKGTGTARAGSIKSGVFRGGGRMFGPRPRSYSFKLNKNLKRLARKSALSIQATDNNLVVIEDFEFDSPKTKNFTNLLGALALDARRSLFVLNGLNTNVYLSSRNLKGTTVINAADLNTYGILNASKIIITEGSLEGINTNLTK; this is encoded by the coding sequence ATGGAAGTAGCAGTTTTAGATATTACAGGAAAAGATACAGGTAGAAAGGTTGAGCTTTCTAAAGATGTATTTGGAATAGAACCTAATGATCATGCAATTTACTTAGATGTAAAGCAATATTTGGCTAATCAACGTCAAGGAACGCACAAGTCTAAAGAAAGAGCAGAAATTACTGGTTCTACAAGAAAGATTAAAAAACAAAAAGGAACTGGTACTGCAAGAGCAGGTTCTATCAAGTCTGGTGTTTTTAGAGGTGGAGGTCGTATGTTCGGTCCAAGACCAAGAAGTTATTCTTTTAAATTGAATAAAAACTTAAAGCGTTTAGCACGTAAGTCTGCTTTAAGTATTCAAGCAACGGATAATAACTTAGTAGTTATTGAAGATTTTGAATTTGATAGTCCAAAAACAAAAAACTTCACAAACTTATTAGGTGCATTAGCTTTAGATGCTAGAAGATCTTTATTTGTTTTGAACGGATTAAATACTAATGTGTATTTATCTTCTAGAAACTTAAAAGGTACTACAGTAATAAACGCTGCAGATTTAAATACTTATGGTATTTTAAACGCAAGTAAGATTATTATTACTGAAGGTTCTTTAGAAGGAATTAATACAAATTTAACCAAATAG
- the rplW gene encoding 50S ribosomal protein L23, with protein sequence MSILIKPIITEKATNDSEVYNRFTFIVDKKANKLEIKGAVEATYGVSILSVKTLNYPIQRNTKFTKKGLVTGIKSGYKKAIVQVAEGESIDFYNNL encoded by the coding sequence ATGAGTATTTTAATAAAACCTATTATCACGGAAAAAGCAACAAATGATAGCGAAGTATATAATCGCTTTACATTTATTGTAGATAAAAAAGCTAACAAATTAGAAATTAAAGGAGCTGTAGAAGCAACTTACGGAGTTTCTATTTTAAGCGTTAAGACTTTAAACTATCCAATACAAAGAAATACTAAGTTTACTAAAAAAGGTTTAGTTACTGGTATTAAAAGTGGATACAAAAAGGCTATCGTTCAAGTAGCAGAAGGAGAAAGCATTGATTTTTATAACAATCTTTAA
- the rplB gene encoding 50S ribosomal protein L2: MSVRKLKPITPGQRFRVVNGFDTITTDKPEKSLLAPKKRSGGRNSQGRMTTRNIGGGHKQRYRIIDFKRDKAGIPATVKTIEYDPNRTAFIALLSYADGEKRYVIAQNGLTVGQTIVAGSAIAPEIGNAMALSEIPLGTAISCIELRPGQGAVMARSAGSFAQLMARDGKYATVKLPSGETRLILLTCMATIGVVSNSDHQLLVSGKAGRRRWLGRRPRVNAVRMNPVDHPMGGGEGRASGGHPRSRNGIPAKGFKTRSKTKASNKYILERRKK; this comes from the coding sequence ATGTCAGTTAGAAAATTAAAACCAATAACACCAGGTCAGCGTTTTAGAGTTGTAAATGGGTTCGACACCATAACAACTGATAAGCCGGAGAAAAGTTTACTTGCTCCGAAAAAACGATCTGGAGGTCGAAACAGTCAGGGTAGAATGACAACACGTAATATAGGTGGTGGTCATAAACAAAGATATCGTATTATCGATTTTAAAAGAGATAAAGCAGGTATTCCCGCAACAGTAAAAACTATAGAGTACGATCCAAATCGTACTGCATTTATTGCTTTACTTAGTTATGCTGATGGAGAAAAGCGTTATGTGATTGCACAAAACGGTTTAACAGTAGGTCAAACAATTGTAGCAGGTTCTGCTATTGCACCAGAAATTGGAAACGCAATGGCATTAAGTGAAATTCCTTTAGGAACTGCAATTTCTTGTATAGAATTACGTCCTGGTCAAGGTGCTGTTATGGCTCGTTCTGCTGGTTCTTTTGCTCAATTAATGGCAAGAGATGGTAAGTATGCAACAGTTAAGTTACCTTCTGGTGAAACAAGATTAATCTTGTTAACATGTATGGCAACTATTGGAGTTGTATCTAATTCAGATCATCAATTATTAGTATCTGGTAAAGCAGGTAGAAGAAGATGGTTAGGTAGAAGACCAAGAGTTAACGCAGTAAGAATGAATCCTGTCGATCACCCAATGGGTGGTGGTGAAGGTCGTGCTTCTGGAGGTCATCCAAGATCTAGAAATGGTATTCCTGCTAAAGGATTTAAAACTAGATCTAAGACTAAAGCTAGTAATAAGTACATTTTAGAACGTAGAAAGAAATAA
- the rpsS gene encoding 30S ribosomal protein S19: MARSLKKGPYVHYKLEKKVLANVEAGSKTVIKTWSRASMITPDFVGQTIAVHNGRQFVPVFVTENMVGHKLGEFSPTRSFRGHAGAKNKGKK, translated from the coding sequence ATGGCAAGATCATTAAAGAAAGGACCTTACGTTCACTATAAATTAGAGAAAAAAGTGTTAGCTAATGTAGAGGCTGGTAGCAAAACTGTAATTAAAACTTGGTCTAGAGCAAGTATGATTACTCCAGATTTTGTAGGACAAACTATTGCTGTTCATAATGGACGTCAGTTTGTACCAGTTTTTGTTACAGAAAACATGGTAGGGCATAAATTAGGCGAATTTTCACCAACTCGTTCTTTTAGAGGACATGCTGGTGCAAAAAATAAAGGAAAAAAATAG
- the rplV gene encoding 50S ribosomal protein L22, translating into MGVRKKNMADQLKADRKQRAFAKLTNCPTSPRKMRLVADQIRGVEVEKALQILKFSPKEASINLEKLLLSAIANWQAKNEEASIEDAKLFVKTICVDSAGMLKRLRPAPQGRAHRIRKRSNHVTLELGSKNLSN; encoded by the coding sequence ATGGGAGTTCGTAAAAAAAACATGGCAGATCAGTTAAAAGCAGATAGAAAGCAACGTGCTTTCGCGAAGCTTACTAACTGTCCTACATCACCGAGAAAAATGCGTTTAGTCGCAGATCAGATAAGAGGAGTTGAAGTTGAAAAAGCTTTACAAATCTTAAAATTTAGCCCAAAAGAAGCTTCAATTAATTTAGAGAAATTGTTGTTGTCTGCAATTGCAAACTGGCAAGCTAAAAATGAAGAAGCATCTATAGAAGACGCTAAGTTATTTGTAAAAACAATTTGTGTTGATAGCGCAGGAATGTTAAAGAGATTAAGACCAGCTCCACAAGGTCGTGCACATAGAATTCGTAAGCGTTCTAATCACGTTACTTTAGAGTTAGGTAGTAAAAATTTAAGCAATTAA
- the rpsC gene encoding 30S ribosomal protein S3, producing MGQKTNPIGNRLGIIRGWESNWYGGNDYGDKLAEDFKIRQYVNARLFKASVSRVIIERTLKLVTVTITTARPGIIIGKGGQEVDKLKEELKKITGKEVQINIFEIKRPELDAKLVAVSVARQIENRISYKRATKMAIQATMRMNAEGIKIQISGRLNGAEMARSEHYKEGRIPLSTFRADIDYALVEAHTQYGRLGVKVWIMKGEVYGKRELSPLVGLSKKQGGNKGGGDRSKRQQPRRRK from the coding sequence ATGGGACAAAAAACTAATCCAATAGGAAATCGTTTAGGAATCATCAGAGGTTGGGAATCTAACTGGTACGGTGGTAATGACTACGGAGATAAATTAGCTGAAGATTTTAAAATAAGACAGTATGTAAATGCTAGATTATTTAAAGCAAGTGTTTCTAGAGTAATTATAGAGCGTACTTTAAAACTTGTAACCGTTACTATCACTACGGCACGTCCAGGTATCATTATTGGTAAAGGAGGTCAAGAGGTAGACAAGTTAAAAGAGGAGCTTAAAAAAATTACAGGTAAAGAAGTTCAAATTAATATTTTTGAAATTAAACGTCCAGAATTAGATGCAAAATTAGTTGCAGTTAGTGTTGCTCGTCAAATTGAAAATAGAATTTCATACAAGAGAGCTACTAAAATGGCTATTCAGGCTACTATGCGTATGAACGCTGAAGGAATTAAAATTCAAATTTCAGGTCGTTTAAACGGAGCTGAAATGGCACGTTCTGAACATTATAAAGAAGGAAGAATTCCACTTTCTACTTTTAGAGCTGATATTGACTATGCACTTGTAGAAGCTCATACTCAATACGGAAGACTAGGTGTTAAAGTATGGATTATGAAGGGTGAGGTTTATGGTAAAAGAGAATTATCTCCATTAGTTGGCTTGTCTAAAAAACAAGGTGGTAATAAAGGTGGTGGTGATAGATCTAAACGTCAACAACCTCGTAGAAGAAAATAA
- the rplP gene encoding 50S ribosomal protein L16, with the protein MLQPKRVKYRKVQKSKGNMTGISGRGNQLSNGMFGIKSLDQNLLTSRQIEAARIAATRHMKREGQLWIKVFPDKPITKKPLEVRMGKGKGAPDHFVAVIKPGRILFEIGGVSIEVAKEALRLAAQKLPVKTKFVVARDFDINA; encoded by the coding sequence ATGTTACAGCCAAAAAGAGTAAAATACCGTAAGGTACAGAAGTCGAAAGGAAATATGACTGGTATTTCTGGTAGAGGAAATCAACTTTCTAATGGGATGTTTGGTATCAAATCACTAGACCAGAATTTATTAACTTCTCGTCAAATAGAAGCAGCTCGTATCGCGGCAACTCGTCATATGAAAAGAGAAGGTCAGTTATGGATTAAAGTATTTCCAGACAAGCCTATCACTAAGAAACCTTTAGAGGTACGTATGGGTAAGGGTAAAGGAGCACCAGATCATTTTGTTGCAGTTATTAAACCAGGTAGAATTTTGTTTGAAATCGGTGGAGTATCGATTGAAGTAGCAAAAGAAGCTTTACGTTTAGCAGCTCAGAAACTTCCAGTAAAAACGAAGTTTGTAGTAGCAAGAGATTTTGATATTAACGCATAA
- the rpmC gene encoding 50S ribosomal protein L29 — MKQSEVKELSIADLNEKLGALQKNYTDLKMAHAITPLENPLQLRGLRRTVARIATELTKRELQ; from the coding sequence ATGAAACAATCTGAAGTAAAAGAATTATCTATAGCTGATCTTAATGAAAAGCTTGGAGCGTTGCAAAAGAATTATACTGATCTTAAAATGGCTCACGCAATAACTCCATTGGAGAACCCATTGCAGTTGAGAGGTTTAAGAAGAACTGTAGCAAGAATTGCAACAGAATTAACAAAAAGAGAATTACAATAA
- the rpsQ gene encoding 30S ribosomal protein S17, whose product MEKRNLRKERIGVVSSNKMEKSIVVAETKRVKHPMYGKFVLKTKKYVAHDEQNDCNEGDTVRIMETRPMSKSKRWRLVEILERAK is encoded by the coding sequence ATGGAAAAAAGAAATCTTAGAAAAGAGAGAATTGGTGTTGTTTCTAGTAACAAAATGGAAAAATCTATTGTTGTTGCAGAAACTAAGAGAGTAAAGCACCCAATGTACGGTAAATTCGTATTAAAGACGAAGAAGTATGTTGCACACGACGAACAGAATGATTGCAACGAAGGAGATACTGTTAGGATCATGGAAACAAGACCTATGAGTAAATCTAAGCGTTGGAGATTAGTAGAAATCCTAGAAAGAGCTAAATAA